In the genome of Urocitellus parryii isolate mUroPar1 chromosome 7, mUroPar1.hap1, whole genome shotgun sequence, the window ctaggcaagtactctaccactgaatgtTACCATcagctcctttttaaatttctcattttgaggcagggtctggctaaattgcccaggctagtctgCAACTTTCGaacttcctgccttagcctccagatcctcggagattacaggtgtgcacaaccacaCTTGGCTTTGTTACAGTCTGTTAAGAAAGAGATCTGACAATGTAAAACATAATACTCTCTGACCTAGCAATCCTACTTGTAGAATTtaccctgaaaaaataaaagcacagattCATAAATATAAACGactttgttgtaattttgttggTAGTAATGAAGACTGGAAATCATCTGATTGTCTATGAAGTGAGGATAGTTGAACAAACTGGGAAATAACACCctatgaaatataaatttgagggcagcctgagcaatttagcaagacagtctctcaaattttaaaaattaagtttttaattaaatttaattgttcTTAATCCAAATCTCTATCTACTGACTTGAAGATATATCCATGATGTATTTGGCAAGAAATGCTAGTTGTAGAGTAGAGagcactatttttatttatttatttattgatactagggatttaacccagagctgctttaccactgagctatatcctcagtccttttattttattttatttattttgagacaggttctcactaagttgctaaagatctcactaatttgctgaggctggccttgaacttggtccACAATGTGGACCTGAGCTatgtgaacttgcaatcctcctgtctcagcctcaggtactgggattataggtgtgagccaccgtgcccagctacaATACCATTTTTAGAACAAACAAGggaattttatatttgtgtgtaaaTGGGAGGGGGTGTCCATGGAAGAATATACACCAGACTGTTAACTCACTCAGGCACAGACAGGCAGTAGTTCATCCATCCACAGTTATTCTCTGTTTCTTTTGGTCTGGTGTCCACCTCTCCTCCCATCCTGGAAGCTGAGCTCAGtgacttatttttgtattttatttagagacagggtcttagtgagTTTGTTTAGTGCCTTCCTTTTTgcggaagctggctttgaactcgcaattctcctgtgtcagcctcctgagccgctgggattacaggctgtcaAAGTGTGGCAGTTCTTGGCCTTCACCTGTTGCCTGGTGATGATGAACAGTGCCAGGAGTAGACCATCTTCCCAGCCCCTGTTGTCACCTCTGTTAACAAACCTAACACCGTTAAGGAAGCTTGGGTTTTTGGACCCAGAGTTGTAGAAATGAACACCAGAACCTGAAAGAATTTAAGCATAGGCAAGGATTTATTAGGGACTTTTGGTTGAGTCAGAAGGGAGGCAGCACACGAGGGACAGGAATCCCAGGCAGACTCAAGCAAAGTGCATCTGTGGGGTAGACAGGGACTCTGGCTTTTGATGTATTCCATATAGATGGGTCCTTGGTTGAGCCTATActcttcatccttctttatgggtCCCATGTCACATTACCATTTTAAGTCTCCACTTTAGGAGTATACTAATAAAGGTAACTGTGGGTTACTTTAGTAGCTATTCTCTGCATGAATTTGTTTCTCACCTCATTGTCTTTATCATCTGAGaaattctgatattattttctactttgtctGGATTTAGCTGACATTTCTGATGTTCAAAtaagctcagaaggctgagctgACTCTCTCAAACTCTCATGCCCTGTCGTGTTATCCTTCAAGATGAGTTTACTGGGTCGAACCtaaggttgcttaaccactgagtcacatccccagcctttctttctttctttttttttttaatcaaacaacaactctttttaaaaatattttatttctatgtggtgctgaggatcgaacccagtatctcatgcatgctaggtgagcactctatcactgagccacaaccccagcccaaatatatatatatatatatatattttttttttttttttttttttggtactggagattgaacccagggccttgtacatgcaaggcaagcactctaccaactgagctatgtccccagcccccttccttttttttttttttttaaaacagggtctcattgagtctgtgtcagcctcccaagatgctgggattacaggcgagtgccaccacacctggcttattttttactttgagacagtgtctaagttgcttagggcttcactagttggctggcctcaaactagtgATCTTCCGGattcaacctcctgagcctctgggattacaggaacgTGCCACTACATCcagcttgattctttttttagtagtttttttataattattttttttgtatatctcAACTGATTATGTAAAAGAACAAATCTAATAGAAGAGCTGTGCTGATTTTACAGATTGTTTTTTAATGGTATGGCATGAAACAAAATTGGGTGGTCTTAAATTAACTGATGCACCTACTGACCTCTAATACCCctgctaaattgttcaggctggcctcaaatttatgatccccctgcctcagcttcccaagtaattGGGATTATAAGGATGAGCCACCTCACCTGGTGTGACTACAGTTTTAAATAGGTGGCCAGAGGAGGCCTCATTGAAAAGTTACATCTGAAAAAGGGCCTGAAGGAGCcgggcacagggcacaggcctgttatcccagcagctgggtaggctgaagcaggaggatcgtgagttctaAGCCACATTCAGCAatggccaggcactaagcaactcagtgagactttgtctctaaataaaatacaaaatagggctggggatgtggctcagtggccaagtgcccctgagttcaatccccagtttggaaaaaaaaaaaagggcctgAAGGATGTAAGGGAAGGAAGACTACTCAGGTTGAAAATTTTTCttggcattaaaataaataaataaggcaaagCCCCATAACAAATTAGATAATTACACACAAAAGGACAAGTGTACAAAAGAGAAAGGGGCAGCCATGTCAATTGATGTACAAGTCTAAgaactctgaaaacaaaacaaaacaaaaggttaaAGCTGGTGAAATCCTTGCAGTGGAAAGACAGAGGCAGAACACCAAATGTTTGTATGTCTCCAGAGCAGAACAGAAAGGAATAGATGAGACCACAGACCTCACAGGCCATGGTGAGGACTTGGGTTTTATTTAAGGAAACAGAGGCATTTTAAGGTTGTGAGCAAAGgagtgatattattattattattattaattttattgtgatGTTGggaatcaagcccagggccttatgaatgccaggcaagtactttacccCTGAACCATATTCCCAGTCTACattatttatagtttaaaagATCTCTCTGGCACTCTATTGAGAATAGACTGTAGAGAGGTGAGGGTAAAGGAGACCACTGGCGAAGCTACTTCAATAATCTAGGCAAGAAAATAGGTGAAGCAGGAGGAGTAGGAGCAGCAAATGAGAAGGAAACAGTGTCTATGTATTTTAGAGTAGAACCAAGCATTGGACATGAATTGTGATGAAAAGAGAAGAACCAAGAGCAACCCCAAGGCTTTTGAAAGATGGAGTTGCCATTTGCTGCAAAAAGAAATCATtgtgtggccaggtgtggtggcacaggcctgtaattccagagactcaggctgagataggaggatcatgagttcaaagccagcctcagcaaaggcgaggcaataaacagtgagaccctgtctctaatataaaataaaaaatagggctggggatgtggctcagtagttaagtgccctgatttcaatcctcagtaccaaaaaaaaaaaaaaaaagaaagaaagaaagaaagaaaataaaaaagaaagaaagaaagaaatacttagGAAGGAATGAGGATTTGGTGGGATGGAAGTGGTGAAGGAACCAGATCATAGGAAGGATAAAGGTGGGGCTGGTCTCAGGCAGGCACAGGAATTCAAGAGCTTCCAAGATACATGCCTCTCCCATCTTTTTTCTCTGGTTCTGGTTGTCACTTATCAGCCTCATTCTTTCCTGCAGTCTTCTCTTTCAGAGCTTCTACCTGGCGTGgaagaggtcctgggttctatcccttaGTGTAGAGGTGCAGGGGAGCACTGGGGAGGACTTTTACTGGTCATGCCTATGTTCTGTTCCCTTCTCTGAGACAATTTGCAGGTAGAAGTATTAAGTACTCTGATAAGCTTTGGGTCATGTGCCTATCCCTGGGCACAATAAAGGAGGCTGTCACCTCATTAATCCTCATAGAGTGAGGAATAAAAAACTACACTTACACATTGGTTAACTGAGCACTTACCCACTAAAACCTTCAAGATGCATCTAAAACATGTTCACTTGCACAATTGTACTGTATCACACTAGGCTGAGCcatcattttcttatatttgtaacCTTCTTTTTACTACCCTACCTGTCCCCATTAGTCCCCTTGTAAACATTTCATGCAACAGCCAATAATTCCCAAAAATGAATCCATCACATCATTCCCTTTCTGTGCTCAGCATCTCATTGTCAAGGGAGGTACTACTATCTTCTAAGGAATATACACCTagcccaaatatatatatagcctTTTTAAGACTAGAGGGAGGGTTTTTATCAAGCAGCAggtaaataaaagacaaagacaacTGGTGATTGTGAGTTCTTCAGGCCTAGTCAAACAGTGAGCTACTCTCATCAGAGTTGGCTGCCTAAGATGCTGTCGAGACCTGAAGGTGAGTACTGGGAAGTTCTGGCACTTGCACTTCTGAATGCAGGTGTGACACTGCCTCAGTCTATCTCTGTGTCCATGATCAGATGACATCTTTGTACTTGGATCCAGAACTCATTTTTATGAGGGCAAGCTTTGGCATGGTTTACAATTCCTTGGATTGTGTAAAGAGAAATGAACCACAACACAGGCTTGTAAGATACAGCCTCTTATAGGAAGACCTCAAGAAAACAACGAAAGGTGGGCTATAggggtaggaagaatagtagaatgaactggacattatgaccctatgtgcATTTATGACTaaatgaccagtgtgattctacatcatgtacaaccagaagaatgagaagttatactccatttatgtatgacttgtcaaagtgcattctactgtcatgttatctaattagaacaaataaaaaaaacaatgaaaggaaTACAAGAACAGAATGAAGAAATTCAGGGGACTGCAAACTGCAAAGGGCAATGTTGATGCTGTCAAAAAAGCAGGAGTAAAGATTCTATAGTGACATTATCTGAGGAGATTGTGTGAAATTTTCACAAAAGGATTAGtaaaccataaaaaatattttttttgaaaaaaggaaCATTCATATCCATTATCAGCTAAGGAGTGAGATGTTTTTAATAAACACCAATGTCTCAGGGTCTTGGTTATATTTTCCAATGTCTGCTGTACCATTGCACTTGAAAGAAATCTCTGTTTCCTAACAGGAACTTCGGGGCCCCTCCCTGCATGAGGTAGCCTCTGCCTGTTTCTTTAGTTTGTGGTTCTaaatcctccccctcccccttgatctcccttgatctttttttttttttttttttttgcccaactGTCTCCTGCCCACCCCATCCCCAGTTCCTTGAAtatgtcaatctttttttttttttctccctgagatTTAGCACAACTCTTCCTTTTGCCGGGAAGGTGACTAgctctttgtgtttcttttcaaaTGTCTTCTCATCAAAGAGGTCTTGCTTAACTCCTTATCTAAACTAGTGCCTGTCCAGTCATCACAACCCTACCCTTTATATCCTAAAAAAGTACCTAGGGAGGGGTTTGGACATGtatgtgtagctcagtgacagaacatGCTtatcatgcacaaggctctggatttgatctccGCACCAACAAAGCAAAATAAGTGCTTATCAGAATTTGTGatattctcgtttgaattttACCTTGGGACAAAATCACACATCATCGTCCAGTGGGAGAGACAGAAAACACAGGAATGCCAAACGTACGGGAAAGCCCATGGGCCCCTGAATCGCTGTCCACAATGAGTTGCTCTGGGCAGTTCATCAGCTAGGTCTGTCAACCCAGGACAATAGAACCAATTATTCATACTCTGCTGAGAATTCTGGTTGTATTTTTCTTGGTCAGGTGGGTACGATTCAATCCCTAGGATCCAAGCAGGATATATTATTTCCATTCCAAGGGTCTCGGGGAACCCCGAATCTGGTCCTTAGTTGGTGAGTTTGCTAAGCAATAATTATAAACGGGACAATTATGGGCGGAAAGAGAGCTGCACTCCTTCAGGGCTCCGGTATTTCGGAACCTTAATCTTGAAGACCTGCCCCTTCAACTTTCTGAAAGGGCGGGGCAACGAGAGCAGCTGTCACCTCCTTCCCTCCACCCGGCTGGCTCTCGTGTGTGTTCAGATGTTCAATAACAGCTCTTCTTCCGGGACTTCCTGGTCACCACAACCAATCAAAGTGTTCTTCCTGTCCAACCATTGTCAGTTTGGGGCCAATCGGCGCGGCTCTACCAACGCCCCTTAAAGGCGCCGCGGCTGCCTCCTGAGCCCGGGCGGACCAATTCCTCCGTTCCGGCCCCCGCCCGCAGTATGGAGTCGTCTCGGGGGCGGCCCGGGTCGGAGGCTGACCTTCTAGCTCTAGCGGAACAGCAGGCCGCGATTTTCTGCGGTGGGCAGGGTGGAACGCCCTCTAAGCCACCCTCAGGCCTGAGGGTGTCTGGGGAGGAAGAGGCCAAGAACGTTGGGGGCGCGAGCCGCCAACCCAGGTCGTCCCCGAAGACTTCGAGCAGCAGCATAGTCCGCCGGCTGGAACCGGAGGCTTGGAAAAACGAGCCCGGCCCCCGAGCGACGCGGTCTGGGAGCCGGAGCCGCCGCGGGGAGCCAGGTTCCGAGTACGACCCGAACCTGTCCTCCCGACACAAGGATCCTAAGCCGTCGGAGGACAAGCCTGCATCCGAGAGGATCGACCGTCGAGGGAGCCCGGGAGGCGTCGAAATGAATGTGGAACAGCCGcagcaggaagaggaagacaTTGACGAGGAGGCGGCAGCGGCCGGCAGGGCTAGCCGCTCGTTCTCCAGCCGCCTTCAGGACAGCCGCAGTCTGGACGGGCTCAGTGGGGCGTGCGGAGGCGCGGGGTCCGCAGGGGGTGCGGAGTCCGGCGCGGGCGGCGGACGCCGTGCCACTATTTCCAGTCCCCTGGAGCTCGAGGGCACTGTGAGCCGCCACGGAGACCTCACTCACTTTGTCGCCAACAACCTGCAACTCAAGATCCGTCTGAGCGGCGTCGCTCCGCCCCTTCCCCCTGCTCCAGTGCGTCCCTGCCTAGCACCGGCACCCACTCCTACCATCCCGCCCATCGACCCTGACGTGCTGCGGGATCTGGAACGGCTGAGTCGCGATCTGGGCAGCCGGGTGGACCGCCTGCTTCGCGGGCTGGGTGGTGCGGTGCAGGAGCTGACAGCGCTGAGCGTGGGCTGCATTCAGACCTACCGCGATGCGGTGGACTCCTTAGGCGAAGCCGTGGACATGAGTATTAAGGGCATGTACACCCTGCTGGCGCGATGCGAGGAGCTGGAGAGGGCTCTGCAGCCGGTTCAGGGGCTGGCGCGCCAAGTCCGAGACATCCGACGCACTCTGGAGGTGTTGGAGGCCCTGTGCAAGTGACCTGGAGAGATGAAGAGGCGGGGCCTAGTCCTGGCAGGGCCCAGCTGGATCCTAAGGACTCTTCAAGGAGCCTTGGTGGGAACTGCCCGCTGTGGGAAGACCTGGGTGTTGGAGGTTCTTCCAAATGCGTTTAGCTGGCCCGTGCCCTCTCGAAGGGTCTTAGGGAGGTGTATATGGGGGAAGTTCTCCTGGTGGGATGGGATGTTGCCTTGCTTCTATTCAGTTGGCCATCTGTAGCTACCCTGTTCTTTCCAACTCTCCTCCCTAGCTAGAACACCAAGCCTGGGAACCCAGAGTCTTAGTCTCGGTTTCAGAGTGGGAACATGATTCCCATACAAGATCACAAAAAGGGAACAGAGGAGACCCAGCCCCATTGTGGCCATCCTGACTCTG includes:
- the Borcs6 gene encoding BLOC-1-related complex subunit 6 codes for the protein MESSRGRPGSEADLLALAEQQAAIFCGGQGGTPSKPPSGLRVSGEEEAKNVGGASRQPRSSPKTSSSSIVRRLEPEAWKNEPGPRATRSGSRSRRGEPGSEYDPNLSSRHKDPKPSEDKPASERIDRRGSPGGVEMNVEQPQQEEEDIDEEAAAAGRASRSFSSRLQDSRSLDGLSGACGGAGSAGGAESGAGGGRRATISSPLELEGTVSRHGDLTHFVANNLQLKIRLSGVAPPLPPAPVRPCLAPAPTPTIPPIDPDVLRDLERLSRDLGSRVDRLLRGLGGAVQELTALSVGCIQTYRDAVDSLGEAVDMSIKGMYTLLARCEELERALQPVQGLARQVRDIRRTLEVLEALCK